Part of the Candidatus Omnitrophota bacterium genome, TTGGAGAATATACGTATAGCTATACATAAACCTTACGGGTCTATATTTGTTACAGGGCCAACCGGCAGTGGAAAGTCAACTACGCTTTATACTATTTTAAATGAAATAAAGAACCCGGCGACAAATATTGTTACAGTTGAAGATCCCGTAGAGTATAAGCTTGATGGAGTTAACCAAGTACAGGTTAAGCCTGATATTGGGCTTACGTTTGCTTCAGCGCTGCGAAGTTTCTTAAGGCAGGACCCCGATGTAATGCTGGTTGGTGAAGTAAGAGATTTGGAAACTGCCCAGATTTGCATTCGTTCCGCCTTAACAGGGCACTTGGTTTTAAGTACTCTACATACTAATGATGCTTCTCAGGCTGCAACCCGGCTTGTGGATATGGGTATTGAGCCGTATATGCTTGCTCCATCGCTTTTATTAATTGTTGCTCAGCGTTTGTTAAGGAAATTATGCCCTGATTGTAAAGAAGCTTATGAGCCTACAGCAGATCAATCAAAGAATATTAAATTAAAAGCTGAATTAATCTATAGGCCTAAGGGTTGCCCAAAATGCAATAATATTGGTTACAAAGGAAGAACTTGCATAGGGGAGGTTTTAGTTGCAAGTGAAAAAATTAAAGAATTAATTAACAGAAAGGCTTCGTTTCAGGAGATTAAAGAGTTGGCAAGAAGTGAAGGCATGCAAACATTGTACGAGTCAAGCATAAAGAAAGTTGAAGCAGGAATAACTTCTTTGGAAGAAGCGCTCTCGGTTACATTAGGAGGAGATTAGTGTCAAAATTTTATTATATAGTAAGGGATCAATCCGGGCATAAGACCAGCGGAGTTGAGGACGCGGGCACGCAGGAAGAGGCCATTAGCAAACTGCAGGCTAAAGGCTTTATTGTTATAAGTGTAATTGCAGAGCGTAAAGAAGAAATCCCTGTGCTTAAAGAGGAAGCAGCTAAAATTAAGTTTAAGCCTAAACATAATAGCATAACTAGTGAGGATTTGGTTTTATTCTGCCGTCAGATAGCAACGCTCCTTGGCGCAGGTGTTACAATTCTAAAGAGTTTGGAAATAATTTCTATGCAGGTTTCCAGTTACCAGCTTAACAAGGTTTTGCAGGATTTAAAAAAAAGGATGGAGTCTGGCCTTAGCTTTCATGAAGCAATGGCAAAGCATCCAAGGGTTTTTTCTGACCTTTGGATTAATCTTGTTGAAAGCGGGGAAGCTTCAGGTAACTTGGCTGTAGTTTTATCGCGCCTTGCAACTTATTTGGAAAGAAATGCTGCATTTAAAGCCAAAATCATTTCAGCGCTTGTTTATCCAACGCTTTTAACTGTTGCGGGAATTGGCGCCCTTCTTTTTATGACAATAAAAATTATCCCTACCTTTGCGCAGGTTTTCTCAGGGTTTAATATTGAACTTCCTCCATTAACTAAATTCCTTCTTTTTGTAAGCAATTTTTTGCGCTCAAAATTCATACTTTTAATTGTTATTTTTGCTGCAGCAGGTTATTTCTTTAGAAGATATATCCGGACAGAAAACGGCAGGAGAAAATGGGAGAATTTTTTATTTAAGCTTCCGAATGCGGGAGAATTTTTTCGTGCCATAACAATGGAAAGATTTTCTTCTGAGATGTCTACTTTGCTTGAGAGCGGAGTTCCGATATTATATTCTTTGGAGATTGCAGAACACAGCGTTGGGAATTTAGTGGTAGCTGATATAATAAGAAAGATTAAGGATGGAGTAAGAGAAGGAAAAACTTTAAGAGAACCTCTTGAAAAGAGCGGTTTTTTTGATCCTATGCTTGTGCAGATGGTCAGTATTGGGGAGGAGATTGGAGAGCTTCCACAGATGTTTAAGAAAATTAATGTTTTTTATCAGGAATATACTGAAACATATTTAACCCGTTTTGTTTCTATGTTTGAGCCAATAATTCTTCTTGTTATGGGTACGGCTATAGGAGTAATGGTTATCGGAATGTTTCTGCCGATATTCCAGATTGCAAAAATTGGAGGATAAAAAATATCGGATTGACTTTAGAATCCGCATAATGTATATTTATATGGTGGGATAAGGAGGTGAGTAAAAACACCTAAAGAACGTTCTTATAAAATAAAAAAATTTTCTAAAAAGAAAGGAGACGGCGATGAAAAGAGGTTTTACGTTAATAGAGTTGATAGTAGTTGTAATTGTTATTGGTATCTTAGCAACTATCGCAGTTCCTCAGTACATGGCAGCAACTGAAAGAGCAAAGGGTGGTAAAGCAAGGCATGCTTTAGGTTTGATTGCCCAAGGTGAGAAATTATTCCGTGCTGAAAGAGATACTTATGTCGCGTTTGGTGTAGGTGGTGCTCAAGCTGCTATTGGAAACTTCATTGAAATGAACGAAGTTGATGCTGATGCTGATTGGACGTATGCTGTAGGTGGCGTAGGTCCAGTAGGTTTTACAGCGACAGCTACAAGAAGAGCTGGCGGTAATGCGGGTGAAACTATTACTTTAACTCAAGCTGGAGTTTGGGGTGGAAACTTTACACCTTAATTTATAAAAAATGAAGAAAGCTTTTACTTTGCTGGAGTTAATAGTTGTTGTAGTAATTGTGGGGATATTAGCTACTTTTGCTATGCCGCAGTTTGAGATAACTAAGGAACGAGCGCTCGACAGAGAAGCCCAAGGTACTCTTGGGCTTCTCAGAGCAGCTGAGCGTGCTTGGTTTATGGAACATAATAGAACTTTCTATCCTCCGGGAGGAGGTACTACTAGTGATCCGGTTGCGATAAGCCGTGATTTGCGTGTTGATTTGAATACGCAAAATTGGACTTATACTGTTGATAGCGGTGCTCTACAAGCAAGAGCAAGGCGGACCACGGGTGGTAGAATCCGGACTTTGGCTATAGCATTTAATGGCTTTGCTAATCCCGGTTGTATAGCAGGCGCTTGCTTACCTTAAAATAACCATGAATACAAAAAAAGCTATGACCTTAATGGAAATAGTTGTTTCTATGGTTATACTCGGCCTTATAATGGCAGGTTTAGCGAATGCTGTTGTTTCCGGGAAAAGGTACATTGTCCATAGCCGCGCACGTACCGCAGCCAGCCAATTAGGTAAGATTTTCTTGGATCCTCTTCAGATGGATATAAGAGGAGATACTTGGGATAC contains:
- a CDS encoding prepilin-type N-terminal cleavage/methylation domain-containing protein, with translation MKRGFTLIELIVVVIVIGILATIAVPQYMAATERAKGGKARHALGLIAQGEKLFRAERDTYVAFGVGGAQAAIGNFIEMNEVDADADWTYAVGGVGPVGFTATATRRAGGNAGETITLTQAGVWGGNFTP
- a CDS encoding prepilin-type N-terminal cleavage/methylation domain-containing protein, with product MKKAFTLLELIVVVVIVGILATFAMPQFEITKERALDREAQGTLGLLRAAERAWFMEHNRTFYPPGGGTTSDPVAISRDLRVDLNTQNWTYTVDSGALQARARRTTGGRIRTLAIAFNGFANPGCIAGACLP
- a CDS encoding type II secretion system F family protein; translated protein: MSKFYYIVRDQSGHKTSGVEDAGTQEEAISKLQAKGFIVISVIAERKEEIPVLKEEAAKIKFKPKHNSITSEDLVLFCRQIATLLGAGVTILKSLEIISMQVSSYQLNKVLQDLKKRMESGLSFHEAMAKHPRVFSDLWINLVESGEASGNLAVVLSRLATYLERNAAFKAKIISALVYPTLLTVAGIGALLFMTIKIIPTFAQVFSGFNIELPPLTKFLLFVSNFLRSKFILLIVIFAAAGYFFRRYIRTENGRRKWENFLFKLPNAGEFFRAITMERFSSEMSTLLESGVPILYSLEIAEHSVGNLVVADIIRKIKDGVREGKTLREPLEKSGFFDPMLVQMVSIGEEIGELPQMFKKINVFYQEYTETYLTRFVSMFEPIILLVMGTAIGVMVIGMFLPIFQIAKIGG
- a CDS encoding type II secretion system protein, which codes for MNTKKAMTLMEIVVSMVILGLIMAGLANAVVSGKRYIVHSRARTAASQLGKIFLDPLQMDIRGDTWDTAANGLTAGQTFCGQAGTQNPVCNNINANLRNVDRPYTAEYNINTPFFPALPNLRRVSVTVHWQE